The Labilibaculum sp. DW002 genome includes a region encoding these proteins:
- a CDS encoding L-rhamnose/proton symporter RhaT, with product MITPNPIFGTGLHAIGGISAASCYMPFEKVKNWSWGVFWIVQALFAWLLMPLVIGYFTIPDLFTVLSKAPASVFWPALLLGSVYGFGGLSFGYAIRNIGYSLTYTISIGISAVLGTVIPLILNGQLIEQFTKVGGDIVLLGMIASILGVALCGRAGFLKEKFISSKTKGKGSTFNMKKGLALTLVAGSLSAIWGVSLEVGQPISDIAAEHGAGHFEGNAKLIVSSLGCLLTNLIWFGIVTFKDGSIKTLFSIKETGTKRYLSNFSLSALAGSLWYMQFFFYGLGHVRMGSFQFSSWVLHMSMLIFFSYIIGVLMKEWKDVNRKTYIVLIIALIVLVISFVIMTYGSYIGELANGSH from the coding sequence ATGATTACACCAAACCCGATATTTGGAACTGGCCTACATGCGATAGGTGGTATTTCTGCTGCAAGTTGTTACATGCCATTCGAAAAAGTAAAAAACTGGTCTTGGGGCGTATTTTGGATCGTGCAAGCTCTTTTTGCATGGCTTCTTATGCCTTTAGTGATTGGCTATTTTACCATTCCTGATTTATTTACCGTATTGTCTAAAGCGCCCGCCTCAGTATTTTGGCCAGCCTTATTGCTAGGGTCAGTTTATGGCTTTGGTGGCTTGTCGTTTGGCTATGCCATTCGGAACATTGGCTATTCATTAACCTATACAATATCAATTGGAATTTCGGCTGTTTTAGGCACGGTAATTCCTCTGATTCTAAATGGTCAATTAATCGAACAATTTACCAAAGTTGGTGGCGACATTGTACTTTTGGGTATGATTGCATCTATTTTAGGTGTTGCCCTTTGCGGTAGAGCAGGCTTCTTAAAAGAGAAGTTTATATCTTCAAAAACAAAGGGAAAAGGGAGTACGTTCAATATGAAAAAAGGTCTAGCATTGACCTTAGTAGCTGGATCCTTATCGGCAATTTGGGGCGTATCTTTAGAGGTAGGACAACCAATTTCAGATATCGCTGCAGAGCATGGTGCTGGTCATTTTGAAGGAAATGCTAAATTAATCGTATCCTCTCTCGGATGTTTACTTACGAATCTTATTTGGTTTGGAATTGTAACCTTCAAAGATGGCTCAATTAAAACATTATTTTCGATTAAGGAAACTGGAACGAAAAGATACCTGAGCAATTTTTCACTTTCCGCCTTAGCAGGATCATTATGGTACATGCAATTCTTCTTTTACGGATTAGGTCATGTACGCATGGGCTCCTTTCAATTTTCAAGCTGGGTTCTGCACATGTCAATGTTGATATTTTTCAGCTATATCATTGGCGTATTAATGAAAGAATGGAAAGATGTTAACCGAAAAACATATATCGTTCTAATTATTGCCCTTATTGTTTTAGTCATATCGTTTGTAATCATGACTTACGGAAGCTATATCGGAGAATTAGCGAACGGATCGCATTAA
- a CDS encoding dihydrofolate reductase family protein, which yields MRKVKLYIAMSLNGKIARKGGEVDWLEAIPNPAQTDYGYEAFYNSIDTTIMGKKTYDQIMSWGIDFPYAGKKNFVFTSQTDEKNTEHVRFLTENQVETIKTLKNQEGKDIWLIGGGKINSLLIEENLIDEIIIFVMPIILPNGIALFDTFLTDKAINLKATKSHSSGVVELKYELNQ from the coding sequence ATGAGAAAGGTAAAACTATATATCGCCATGAGCTTGAATGGCAAAATAGCTAGAAAAGGTGGAGAGGTAGATTGGCTTGAAGCAATTCCAAATCCTGCACAAACAGATTATGGATACGAAGCATTTTACAATTCTATTGATACTACAATCATGGGCAAAAAAACCTATGATCAGATCATGAGTTGGGGAATTGATTTTCCATATGCAGGAAAAAAGAATTTTGTTTTTACCAGCCAGACAGATGAAAAGAACACGGAACATGTAAGGTTTTTGACGGAAAATCAAGTCGAAACAATTAAGACTCTTAAGAATCAGGAAGGTAAAGATATTTGGCTAATTGGCGGAGGAAAAATAAATAGTTTGCTTATTGAAGAGAACCTAATTGATGAAATAATTATTTTTGTAATGCCAATTATCTTGCCAAATGGCATCGCTCTTTTCGACACTTTTCTTACCGATAAAGCAATCAATCTTAAAGCGACCAAGTCTCACTCTTCAGGTGTTGTAGAGTTAAAATACGAATTGAATCAATAG
- a CDS encoding KTSC domain-containing protein: MKRINAYKKLFDVDQDTDLKKLKSKYRSLVKEWHPDKFQSDDEKFAEAEVKSREIIDAYHFLVSIAPETIEANLEEYTATTTESGIADYKHKGLLLEISFLDGTTYEYFGVPKNVFNKFINSDKQYRFAKRSIFNTYTYRKSKKDAVAA; encoded by the coding sequence ATGAAGCGTATCAATGCATACAAGAAATTATTTGATGTAGATCAAGATACTGATCTTAAGAAATTAAAGTCAAAATATAGAAGTTTAGTGAAAGAATGGCATCCTGATAAATTTCAATCTGATGATGAAAAGTTTGCTGAGGCAGAAGTGAAAAGTCGCGAGATTATCGATGCTTACCACTTTTTAGTTAGCATTGCTCCAGAAACTATTGAAGCAAACCTAGAAGAATATACTGCAACAACCACAGAATCGGGTATTGCTGATTACAAGCACAAAGGTTTATTGCTAGAAATTTCATTTTTAGATGGTACTACCTACGAATACTTTGGTGTACCAAAAAATGTATTCAACAAATTTATCAATTCAGATAAGCAATATCGTTTTGCTAAAAGAAGCATTTTCAATACTTACACGTATCGTAAATCGAAAAAGGATGCAGTAGCAGCCTAA
- a CDS encoding 2OG-Fe(II) oxygenase gives MNTTFEDLVSTYLDNNVGLTDNFLSEALASKLKGNLLNLLSHNQMQTAGIGNKTDLIHNKSIRSDKIYWLDPKHQDEHEDSFFELMDRFIDYLNRTCYTGITGYEFHYALYEKGTLYKKHLDQFVNNKGRAFTMIMYLNVDWKLGDGGELCIHHSNHQQKITPLNGKCVFFKSSELLHEVLLSHQPRLSITGWLKTD, from the coding sequence TTGAATACAACTTTCGAGGATTTGGTCAGCACATATTTAGACAATAATGTTGGCTTAACAGATAATTTCTTGAGCGAGGCTCTGGCTTCTAAGCTCAAAGGAAATTTATTAAATCTGTTGTCGCATAATCAAATGCAGACAGCGGGAATCGGAAACAAAACCGATTTGATCCACAACAAGTCAATCCGTAGCGATAAAATCTATTGGCTCGATCCTAAACATCAAGACGAACATGAAGACAGCTTTTTTGAATTGATGGATCGTTTTATTGACTACCTAAATAGAACTTGTTATACAGGAATAACAGGATATGAATTTCATTATGCTCTTTATGAAAAGGGGACTTTGTACAAGAAACATCTCGATCAGTTCGTGAATAACAAGGGGAGAGCCTTCACAATGATCATGTACTTAAATGTGGATTGGAAACTGGGCGATGGTGGAGAATTGTGTATTCATCATTCGAATCACCAACAAAAGATTACGCCACTTAATGGGAAATGTGTCTTTTTTAAGAGTAGTGAACTTCTGCATGAAGTTTTACTGAGCCATCAGCCAAGGTTAAGCATTACTGGATGGTTAAAAACAGACTAA
- a CDS encoding cupin domain-containing protein, producing the protein MKTNLLENFSKIKDYFSPKVIGEVNDAYVKIAKIKGDELPWHDHKNEDELFFIIEGNLLMEVEGLEPFEMATGDLYIVKKGTQHRVSSKEECKIMLIENKTTAHTGDVESSITKNIKDQL; encoded by the coding sequence ATGAAAACAAACCTACTAGAAAACTTCTCCAAGATCAAAGACTATTTTTCGCCAAAGGTAATTGGTGAAGTGAATGATGCCTACGTTAAAATTGCCAAAATAAAAGGCGATGAATTGCCATGGCACGATCATAAAAATGAAGATGAGTTGTTCTTTATAATTGAAGGGAATTTATTAATGGAAGTTGAAGGTTTAGAGCCTTTCGAGATGGCAACTGGAGACCTATACATTGTTAAAAAAGGAACACAACACAGAGTATCCTCAAAGGAAGAATGCAAAATAATGCTTATCGAAAACAAGACTACGGCTCATACTGGAGATGTTGAATCTTCAATTACCAAAAATATTAAAGATCAGTTATAA
- a CDS encoding CIA30 family protein, protein MNTNTLSIAEFNSNSKLSNWQIVNDVVMGGRSESGFYLNEEGNAVFKGYVSLENNGGFSMVKNIFPTIEVNEFSKILLKIKGDGKRYQFRVKSNTNESHSYVSHFLTSGEWQIIEISLSDLYPTFRGRKLSIPNYPGQLLEEVAILIGNKKTESFKLEIKWISLK, encoded by the coding sequence ATGAATACAAACACATTGAGCATCGCTGAATTCAATTCGAATAGCAAACTTTCTAATTGGCAGATTGTAAACGATGTGGTTATGGGAGGAAGATCAGAATCTGGTTTTTACCTAAATGAAGAAGGAAACGCTGTTTTCAAAGGCTATGTTTCGCTCGAAAACAATGGTGGATTTTCAATGGTGAAAAATATCTTTCCTACTATCGAGGTAAATGAATTCTCAAAAATACTTCTTAAAATTAAGGGAGATGGTAAGCGATATCAATTTAGAGTAAAATCGAATACAAACGAATCTCATTCTTACGTCTCACATTTTTTGACTTCAGGAGAATGGCAAATAATTGAGATTTCTTTATCGGATCTATATCCTACTTTTAGAGGGCGAAAACTAAGCATTCCAAATTACCCAGGTCAGCTATTAGAGGAAGTTGCCATATTGATAGGCAACAAAAAAACAGAAAGTTTTAAGCTTGAAATAAAGTGGATATCTTTGAAATAA